In Allomuricauda ruestringensis DSM 13258, the following proteins share a genomic window:
- a CDS encoding efflux RND transporter permease subunit: MFQNFIDRPVLSTVISVIIMILGILGLSTLPVEQYPEIAPPTVQVNANYTGANAETVLKSVVIPLEEQINGVEGMTYMTSSASNDGAANISVFFELGVDPDIAAVNVQNRVARANSLLPQEVINIGVTTQKAQNSALLFFSIYSENEDYDATFVENYAKINLVPQLQRIKGVGNVNVFGAKDYSMRIWISPDKMAAYNLVPADIQAALREQNTEAATGKIGENADGIFEYVMKYKGRLSEVKEYENIILKTTEDGGFLRLKDVAEIELGALSYVRKNSGMGNPGVAVGVYQTSGSNAKEIIDEIETILEESKADFPKGLDYVIPFNSKDFLDASIDHVVKTLIEAFILVFIVVFLFLQDFRSTLIPAIAVPVAIVGTFFFLQLFGYSINMLTLFAMILAIGIVVDDAIVVVEAVHAKLEEGADSAKTATKNAMSEISGAIISITLVMSAVFIPVSFIKGSSGVFYQQFGITLAVAILISAVNALTLSPALAALFLKPHNPEKGKKSNFLNRFFKAFNIGFTAMTNKYTNTIGTLVKRKWITLVLLLGFSALAIFLFRSTPSGFVPNEDRGMIFVNVSMPPGTTIEKTEETIMKLDSIYESMDVIDARMSVAGFSLLNRVSAGSYAFSIMKLKDWSERDADSLSVNATMQKLYGITAGFNDAEIIYFTPPSIQGFGTSSGFEVQLQSKTGEDWNSINDVKNQFLGALNARPEIQYAISQFDPGFPQYNLDIDMEKVKMAGLTATDIFNSLQGYFGGIYATDFNKFGKQYRVMIQAKPEDRANENSLNHIFVRNANGESVAVSQFVDLKKIYGPEVVQRFNLLSSVSITGVPNPGYSTGDAITAIEEVAAQVLPTSYTYDYSGLTREESNAGSQTILIFILSLVFVYFLLSAQYESYILPLSILLSLPFGIAGAILFINLAGLQNNIYFQIALIMLIGLLAKNAILIVEFALQRRRAGLSLFDAAADGARARLRPILMTSFAFIFGLLPLALSSGIGAVGNQSIGISAVGGMLVGTILGVFAVPVLFVVFQALQERISGKPESIKVNNA; the protein is encoded by the coding sequence ATGTTCCAAAATTTCATAGATCGTCCTGTACTTTCCACTGTAATATCCGTTATTATTATGATATTGGGTATTCTGGGCCTTAGTACTTTACCCGTAGAACAATATCCCGAGATTGCTCCGCCAACCGTTCAGGTTAACGCCAATTATACCGGAGCCAATGCCGAAACAGTACTAAAAAGTGTAGTGATTCCACTTGAAGAGCAGATCAATGGTGTGGAGGGCATGACCTACATGACCTCATCCGCCAGTAACGATGGTGCGGCCAACATTAGCGTATTTTTTGAACTTGGCGTTGACCCCGATATAGCAGCGGTAAACGTTCAAAACCGAGTTGCAAGGGCCAACAGTTTGTTGCCGCAAGAAGTTATAAACATAGGGGTAACTACCCAAAAGGCCCAAAACAGTGCATTGTTATTTTTCTCCATTTACTCTGAAAATGAGGATTACGATGCCACCTTTGTGGAGAACTATGCCAAAATTAACCTGGTTCCACAATTACAAAGGATCAAAGGAGTTGGTAACGTCAACGTATTCGGGGCCAAAGATTATTCCATGCGGATATGGATTTCTCCTGATAAAATGGCTGCATACAATTTGGTGCCAGCCGATATACAGGCTGCTTTGAGGGAACAGAATACCGAAGCAGCAACCGGTAAAATTGGTGAAAATGCTGATGGTATTTTTGAATATGTGATGAAATACAAAGGACGGCTCTCCGAGGTAAAAGAATATGAAAACATTATTCTAAAAACTACTGAAGACGGAGGGTTTCTTCGCTTAAAAGATGTTGCCGAAATCGAGTTGGGAGCACTAAGCTACGTTAGAAAAAACTCTGGTATGGGAAACCCCGGTGTTGCTGTGGGGGTTTACCAAACATCTGGATCCAATGCAAAGGAAATCATCGACGAAATTGAAACCATCTTGGAAGAATCCAAAGCAGATTTTCCAAAGGGACTGGATTATGTAATCCCCTTTAACTCCAAAGATTTCTTGGATGCCTCCATCGATCACGTTGTAAAAACATTGATCGAGGCATTTATTCTGGTATTTATTGTGGTGTTCCTGTTCCTTCAGGATTTTAGATCCACACTTATCCCCGCCATTGCGGTGCCCGTAGCCATTGTAGGTACTTTTTTCTTCCTACAGTTGTTCGGGTATTCCATCAATATGCTTACCCTTTTCGCTATGATCTTGGCCATTGGTATTGTGGTGGATGATGCCATTGTGGTGGTTGAGGCGGTACACGCAAAGTTGGAAGAGGGAGCCGACTCTGCAAAAACTGCGACAAAAAACGCCATGAGCGAAATTTCTGGGGCCATTATCTCCATTACCTTGGTAATGTCGGCAGTATTTATCCCGGTTTCCTTTATCAAAGGATCTTCGGGTGTTTTCTACCAACAGTTTGGTATTACCCTTGCCGTTGCGATTCTAATATCAGCCGTTAATGCGTTGACCTTGAGTCCTGCCTTGGCGGCATTGTTCCTAAAACCGCATAATCCAGAAAAAGGTAAAAAATCCAATTTCTTGAACCGTTTTTTTAAGGCCTTCAACATTGGTTTTACGGCCATGACAAATAAATACACCAATACCATTGGTACTTTGGTGAAAAGAAAATGGATAACCCTTGTTCTTTTACTCGGTTTTAGTGCACTGGCCATATTTCTGTTCAGGTCAACCCCCTCTGGCTTTGTGCCAAATGAAGACCGTGGGATGATCTTTGTTAATGTGAGCATGCCTCCGGGAACAACCATTGAAAAAACAGAGGAAACCATCATGAAGTTGGATTCCATTTATGAATCCATGGACGTGATCGACGCTAGAATGAGTGTGGCCGGATTTAGTTTATTGAACCGAGTAAGTGCCGGGTCTTATGCATTCTCTATCATGAAGCTGAAAGATTGGAGCGAAAGAGATGCAGATTCTTTGTCCGTTAATGCGACCATGCAAAAGCTTTACGGAATTACGGCAGGTTTCAATGATGCTGAAATCATTTACTTTACGCCTCCGAGTATTCAAGGTTTTGGTACCAGTTCCGGTTTTGAGGTACAACTTCAGAGCAAAACGGGCGAAGATTGGAATTCCATTAACGATGTAAAGAATCAATTTTTGGGAGCGCTCAATGCCAGACCGGAAATTCAGTATGCCATTTCGCAGTTCGACCCTGGTTTTCCACAGTACAATTTGGACATTGACATGGAGAAAGTGAAAATGGCAGGCTTAACCGCAACCGATATTTTCAATTCGCTCCAAGGTTATTTTGGAGGTATTTATGCTACCGATTTTAACAAATTTGGTAAGCAGTACCGTGTCATGATTCAGGCCAAACCCGAAGATCGGGCCAACGAGAACTCCTTGAACCATATTTTTGTTAGGAATGCCAATGGCGAATCCGTCGCTGTAAGCCAGTTTGTGGACCTAAAGAAAATTTATGGTCCCGAGGTTGTGCAACGATTCAACCTGTTGAGTTCCGTAAGCATAACAGGGGTTCCCAACCCAGGCTACAGTACAGGTGATGCCATTACCGCTATTGAAGAAGTGGCTGCTCAAGTGTTGCCAACTTCTTATACCTACGATTACTCTGGACTTACAAGGGAAGAAAGCAATGCCGGTTCACAGACCATCCTCATATTTATATTGAGTTTGGTGTTCGTTTACTTCCTGTTGAGTGCACAATACGAAAGTTACATTTTACCACTATCCATATTGTTGTCGCTGCCATTTGGTATTGCAGGAGCCATTCTTTTCATCAACTTGGCAGGCTTGCAGAACAATATCTATTTCCAGATTGCCCTGATCATGTTGATCGGTCTGTTGGCCAAAAACGCCATTTTGATCGTGGAGTTTGCCCTGCAACGTAGACGCGCTGGACTATCACTTTTTGATGCTGCCGCAGATGGGGCACGTGCCAGACTTCGTCCAATTTTGATGACTTCTTTCGCCTTCATATTTGGTCTATTGCCATTGGCCCTTTCATCAGGAATCGGAGCCGTAGGAAACCAATCCATTGGGATAAGTGCCGTTGGGGGCATGCTGGTCGGAACCATTTTGGGAGTTTTTGCGGTACCTGTGCTCTTTGTAGTGTTCCAAGCGTTGCAAGAACGCATATCAGGAAAACCGGAATCCATCAAAGTAAACAATGCTTAA